A single genomic interval of Primulina huaijiensis isolate GDHJ02 chromosome 7, ASM1229523v2, whole genome shotgun sequence harbors:
- the LOC140980847 gene encoding uncharacterized protein codes for MAGRPPRNNRNPRYANNRDDYNEDPNTDGNPPPRMGLSQADLMAIATIVATTLQGLGNPNANQPPPPPPPNGIKFHYESLRKNRCPIFKGDADPEVGQSWLKSIETQLRLLEVPEALKVDVIVPFLEDKAAKWWEAVSPAMTATGPVTWQNFRETFLKQYYPAEVRLQKLSEFENLTQAPDMSVVEYTSQFNALGSYAPTIMADEVLKLHRFKRGLNSRIQSALAFYQPANFADLMGAAIRAETDIRRREGENKNKRSHAGQSSLGGQKFRKPNQSGGPSSGQTSAANHQEPKPCPKCGFRHAGECRRASGACFGCGKAGHKIANCPTAANQAAGPDKGTGPNLGANPNKPKENKPNARVFAINQEEADDANEVVSGTVLLQKVPVYALFDCGATHSFVSKRFVKKLGLKPESLAEPFRIATSTSKSIETHEIHKYCKIGIANHTFSANLIQFVMVDFDIILGMDWLANNNAIVDCKGKRVKLRTPNQEEIVYHCKSKERKSLISASQA; via the coding sequence ATGGCCGGAAGACCTCCACGAAACAATCGCAACCCGCGGTACGCCAACAACCGCGATGACTATAACGAAGATCCAAATACGGACGGAAATCCACCTCCCAGGATGGGCCTAAGCCAAGCTGATCTCATGGCCATAGCCACCATTGTGGCAACAACACTGCAAGGGTTGGGAAACCCGAACGCCAATCAACCACCTCCTCCCCCACCACCAAATGGAATCAAATTTCATTATGAGTCTCTCCGCAAAAACAGGTGTCCGATATTCAAAGGGGACGCTGATCCTGAAGTTGGCCAGAGTTGGCTAAAGAGTATCGAGACTCAGTTAAGGCTATTGGAAGTTCCCGAGGCACTCAAGGTTGATGTGATTGTGCCTTTTCTGGAAGATAAAGCAGCTAAGTGGTGGGAAGCAGTCTCGCCAGCCATGACCGCTACTGGACCAGTTACGTGGCAGAACTTCCGAGAAACATTTCTGAAACAGTACTATCCAGCGGAAGTCAGATTGCAGAAGTTGAGTGAATTTGAAAATCTCACTCAAGCCCCAGATATGTCAGTTGTGGAGTATACATCGCAGTTTAACGCCCTTGGGTCATATGCTCCGACGATTATGGCGGACGAAGTGTTGAAGCTGCACCGCTTCAAGAGGGGATTGAACAGCCGAATTCAGTCGGCCTTAGCATTTTATCAGCCCGCCAACTTTGCAGATCTTATGGGCGCAGCTATCCGAGCTGAAACCGACATCCGCCGCAGGGAGGGAGAGAATAAGAACAAGCGATCTCATGCCGGTCAGTCTTCTCTGGGCGGTCAGAAGTTCAGAAAGCCAAACCAATCAGGCGGACCTTCCTCAGGGCAAACCTCAGCGGCCAACCATCAAGAACCCAAGCCATGCCCGAAGTGCGGTTTCAGACACGCCGGGGAATGTCGAAGAGCCAGTGGTGCGTGCTTCGGATGTGGGAAAGCAGGGCACAAGATCGCGAATTGTCCTACGGCCGCCAACCAAGCAGCTGGGCCCGACAAGGGAACTGGGCCGAATTTGGGAGCTAACCCCAACAAACCAAAGGAGAATAAGCCTAATGCCAGGGTGTTCGCTATAAACCAAGAGGAGGCGGACGACGCCAATGAAGTCGTATCAGGTACCGTCTTACTTCAAAAAGTACCTGTTTATGCATTGTTTGACTGTGGTGCTACACACTCTTTTGTGTCTAAGAGGTTTGTTAAGAAATTAGGACTTAAGCCCGAATCTCTAGCTGAACCTTTTCGGATAGCCACATCTACAAGTAAGTCCATAGAAACTCATGAAATTCACAAGTATTGTAAGATCGGTATCGCTAATCATACTTTCAGCGCCAACTTAATACAATTTGTTATGGTCGACTTCGACATCATTttagggatggattggttagccaaTAACAATGCAATAGTGGACTGTAAAGGGAAAAGAGTTAAGCTCCGAACCCCAAATCAGGAAGAGATTGTGTATCATTGTAAATCCAAGGAACGAAAATCACTCATTTCCGCTTCCCAGGCATGA
- the LOC140980917 gene encoding phototropic-responsive NPH3 family protein NPY1-like gives MKYMKLGSKPDAFQAVGNCVRFVSSELETDVVINVGELKFHLHKFPLLSKSNKIQKLVSKSSEEGLDEIELVDFPGGSKEFEICAKFCYGMVVTLNAYNVVAARCAAEYLEMTEDVDKGNLIFKIDVFLNSSIFRSWKDSIIVLQSTDSLLPWSENQKVIGRSIDSIASKTSVDPSLISWSYTHNRNTSSLDKITQSEIKFPDKTEYAPKDWWVEDVCELNINLFKRVMIAIKLKGRTDGGVICEALKTYAAKWLPDSADALVSSVNWLKNKSLAETIICLLPSDKDVSCSCNFLLRLLKFAILLNADESLKEELIRSVGLKLDEACVSDLLIPSKSPQTTIYDIELVQKLVDQFVTKGRSNRNLKFTEKNGRNEGDFVLGHGSWLRVGKIVDSYLAEVARDPSLSVVSFIELSQSIPESARPIHDRLYCAIDIYLKEHRSLTKIERKNLCGLMDVKKLTTDASMHAAQNEQLPLRVVVQVLFCEQTRAAASIHTPRNNEEKWTKATPENPKSLRKQMDDLKVKEETGKLTKRGSKNAGSGVMLLPSRSRRIFDKLWIVGKGLGNGDNKSSETSASSQSPVSTVQGEIKSSSSSSRRRRYSIS, from the exons ATGAAGTATATGAAGTTGGGATCAAAGCCTGATGCTTTCCAAGCTGTAGGGAACTGTGTACG GTTTGTGTCATCTGAACTGGAAACTGATGTTGTTATTAATGTTGGGGAACTGAAGTTCCATCTCCACAAG TTTCCTCTCCTGTCCAAGagcaataaaatacaaaaactgGTATCAAAATCCAGCGAGGAGGGGCTTGACGAAATTGAGTTGGTTGATTTTCCTGGTGGATCAAAGGAATTTGAAATATGTGCAAAATTCTGTTATGGAATGGTGGTGACTCTCAATGCCTACAATGTCGTGGCAGCACGATGTGCAGCGGAGTATCTTGAGATGACTGAGGATGTTGATAAAGGAAACCTTATTTTCAAGATCGATGTATTTCTCAATTCCAGCATTTTTCGCAGCTGGAAAGATTCTATTATCGTTTTGCAGAGCACGGATTCTCTCCTCCCATGGTCTGAGAATCAAAAGGTGATTGGAAGGAGCATAGATTCTATTGCATCTAAAACTTCAGTTGATCCCTCGTTAATTTCTTGGTCGTATACTCATAACCGGAACACGTCATCACTGGACAAGATAACTCAGAGTGAAATAAAGTTCCCGGATAAAACAGAGTATGCTCCTAAAGATTGGTGGGTTGAAGATGTATGCGAGTTGAACATCAATCTTTTCAAGCGAGTTATGATTGCCATAAAATTGAAAGGCAGAACTGACGGTGGAGTGATTTGTGAGGCATTGAAGACTTATGCAGCCAAATGGCTGCCAGATTCTGCCGATGCATTGGTCTCTTCTGTTAATTGGCTGAAGAACAAATCTTTAGCCGAAACAATAATTTGTTTGTTGCCTTCGGACAAGGATGTCAGCTGTTCTTGTAATTTCTTACTTAGATTACTTAAATTTGCTATCCTGTTAAATGCTGATGAGTCTTTAAAGGAAGAACTGATAAGAAGTGTGGGTTTAAAGTTGGATGAAGCTTGTGTAAGTGACCTGTTGATCCCATCAAAATCGCCTCAGACCACCATATATGATATCGAGCTTGTTCAGAAACTCGTAGATCAATTTGTGACCAAAGGAAGAAGCAACAGGAACTTGAAATTCACAGAAAAGAATGGTAGAAATGAAGGCGACTTTGTTTTAGGACACGGGTCTTGGTTAAGAGTTGGGAAGATCGTAGATAGTTATCTTGCAGAGGTTGCTCGTGATCCAAGTCTCTCGGTTGTCAGTTTCATTGAGTTATCACAGTCAATTCCCGAGTCAGCAAGGCCAATTCACGACAGATTATACTGTGCCATTGACATCTACTTGAAG GAGCACCGGAGTTTGACAAAAATCGAGAGAAAGAACTTGTGTGGGCTAATGGATGTCAAGAAATTGACAACAGATGCATCCATGCATGCAGCACAGAACGAGCAGCTACCACTTCGTGTGGTGGTTCAAGTCCTATTTTGTGAACAAACTAGAGCAGCTGCCAGTATTCACACCCCAAGAAATAACGAAGAAAAATGGACGAAAGCAACCCCCGAAAACCCCAAATCCCTTCGAAAGCAAATGGATGATTTGAAGGTGAAAGAAGAGACCGGAAAGTTAACAAAGAGAGGAAGCAAGAACGCAGGATCTGGAGTGATGTTGCTGCCGTCTCGCTCAAGAAGGATCTTTGATAAGCTGTGGATCGTGGGTAAAGGGCTGGGAAATGGTGATAACAAGAGTTCAGAGACGTCTGCAAGTTCACAGAGCCCCGTTTCTACGGTACAAGGGGAGATAAAGTCCTCTAGTTCGTCTTCAAGACGGAGGAGATATTCGATTTCTTAG